A part of Geotrypetes seraphini chromosome 9, aGeoSer1.1, whole genome shotgun sequence genomic DNA contains:
- the CHRM2 gene encoding muscarinic acetylcholine receptor M2, which translates to MNNATYTNISAGNETTIRSPYKTVEVIFIVIVAGSLSLVTVIGNILVMLSIKVNRHLQTVNNYFLFSLACADLIIGVFSMNLYTLYTVIGYWPLGPVICDLWLALDYVVSNASVMNLLIISFDRYFCVTKPLTYPVRRTTKMAGMMIAAAWVLSFILWAPAILFWQFIVGRRTVNEGECYIQFFSNPAVTFGTAIAAFYLPVITMTILYWQISRASKSRIKKDKKESPPNQDPVSPSLIQGKIVKPNNNNIPTTKDELENSKIKNGKASGDVGTENCIQGEGEEKEISNDSTSVSVVASNMKEEDSVKEAITRTSICQFPPKVENSKITCIRILTKSSKDHCSVTTNTTVEIAPGTNGQNEQNIVARKIVKMTKQPAKKKLPPSREKKVTRTILAILLAFIITWTPYNVMVLINTFCAICVPNTVWTIGYWLCYINSTINPACYALCNATFKKTFKHLLMCQYKNIGAAR; encoded by the coding sequence ATGAATAACGCAACATACACAAACATTTCTGCAGGAAATGAAACAACAATCAGGAGTCCTTATAAAACTGTGGAAGTGATCTTCATAGTCATTGTGGCTGGATCCCTCAGTTTGGTAACTGTGATTGGCAATATTTTGGTTATGCTGTCCATCAAAGTCAACAGACATCTACAGACAGTAAATAACTATTTTCTATTTAGTTTGGCATGTGCTGACCTGATCATTGGTGTCTTCTCCATGAACCTGTATACTCTCTACACTGTGATTGGATACTGGCCCCTTGGTCCTGTGATATGTGACCTCTGGTTGGCCCTTGACTACGTGGTCAGCAATGCATCTGTCATGAATCTACTTATCATCAGTTTTGACAGGTACTTTTGTGTTACTAAGCCATTGACTTATCCAGTAAGACGAACCACCAAAATGGCAGGTATGATGATTGCAGCTGCATGGGTCCTTTCCTTCATCTTGTGGGCACCTGCAATTCTCTTTTGGCAGTTTATTGTTGGAAGAAGAACAGTTAATGAAGGGGAATGTTAcattcagtttttttcaaatcctGCTGTTACATTTGGTACAGCCATTGCAGCATTTTATCTACCTGTCATTACTATGACTATTTTGTATTGGCAGATATCACGTGCTAGCAAGAGTAggataaagaaagacaaaaaggagTCACCACCAAATCAGGATCCTGTTTCACCCAGTCTGATTCAAGGTAAAATAGTGAAACCCAACAATAATAATATCCCTACTACTAAAGATGAGCTGGAGAACAGCAAAATTAAAAATGGCAAAGCTTCTGGAGATGTTGGGACTGAAAACTGTAttcagggagagggagaggagaaggagaTCTCTAATGACTCAACTTCAGTAAGTGTTGTTGCTTCTAATATGAAGGAAGAGGATTCAGTCAAAGAAGCCATCACCAGAACTTCCATTTGCCAATTCCCACCCAAAGTAGAAAACTCTAAAATTACATGCATCAGAATACTTACTAAATCCTCAAAGGATCATTGTAGTGTTACTACCAATACTACTGTGGAGATTGCTCCAGGAACCAATGGGCAGAATGAGCAGAACATTGTGGCCCGAAAAATTGTCAAGATGAcaaagcaaccagcaaaaaagaaGCTTCCTCCATCCAGAGAAAAGAAAGTCACCAGGACTATCTTGGCTATCTTACTGGCCTTTATTATCACCTGGACTCCATACAATGTGATGGTTCTTATCAACACCTTCTGTGCAATCTGTGTACCCAATACAGTATGGACGATTGGCTACTGGCTGTGCTATATCAATAGCACCATAAACCCTGCCTGCTATGCTCTGTGCAACGCAACTTTTAAGAAAACCTTTAAGCATCTTCTTATGTGTCAGTACAAGAACATAGGAGCCGCTagataa